In a single window of the Roseiconus lacunae genome:
- a CDS encoding response regulator has translation MTTRTLNWWVLEDNNEDFELLDSACRRSDGRIEIERFRSGDDLLARSKDSVPDLLYLDLRLPVTGGMEVLGQLKQNPAYECIPKLVFSTSANPNEIRQAYQLGGTSFHVKRVETKEMIKLLDHTITYWTADVALPEYSARNACRSPLTGEPSDARPTIPKRVPDEHEA, from the coding sequence ATGACCACCCGTACTCTGAATTGGTGGGTTTTGGAGGACAACAACGAGGACTTCGAACTGCTCGATTCGGCATGCCGCAGAAGCGACGGACGGATCGAGATCGAACGATTTCGTTCTGGCGATGACTTGCTCGCACGGTCGAAGGACAGCGTTCCCGATTTGCTGTACTTGGATTTACGACTTCCCGTCACTGGCGGAATGGAAGTTCTCGGACAACTAAAACAAAACCCCGCTTACGAATGCATTCCTAAATTGGTTTTTTCAACTTCAGCCAACCCCAACGAAATTCGCCAGGCTTATCAACTCGGCGGTACTTCGTTTCACGTCAAACGCGTCGAAACCAAGGAGATGATCAAACTGCTTGATCACACCATCACCTACTGGACCGCTGATGTCGCCTTGCCAGAATACTCTGCCCGAAATGCCTGCCGATCACCCCTGACCGGCGAGCCATCCGACGCCCGCCCCACGATTCCCAAAAGGGTTCCTGATGAACACGAAGCGTAA
- a CDS encoding biliverdin-producing heme oxygenase, translating into MSTPDLRQALRSETAASHRQLDQRMGDLDLFGSPQHYAAYLALMHSLHLAMADSINCVANHLNLSSNEVLIRSLEQDLDSTGHASLRNQSANTTQQNGSDTVRERRSPSAEQWGTAYVIEGSSMGGVFLYRQAQQKLDPYLGSEFLRQLSGHAADRWPRFIEGLRATDIDSDRAITSAKATFRQAEIILEQLLLRLNRSEDEERTHGSSNLSDLGGQH; encoded by the coding sequence ATGTCAACGCCCGATTTACGTCAAGCCCTTCGCAGCGAAACGGCGGCTTCCCACAGACAGCTTGATCAGCGCATGGGCGACCTGGACCTATTCGGATCACCACAGCATTACGCCGCCTACTTAGCTCTGATGCATTCATTGCACTTGGCAATGGCTGATTCGATCAACTGTGTGGCGAATCACTTAAACCTGTCAAGCAACGAGGTGTTGATCCGCTCGCTGGAGCAAGATCTGGACTCAACCGGGCACGCATCGCTGCGAAACCAGTCAGCGAATACAACGCAACAAAACGGTAGCGATACGGTCCGCGAGCGTCGCTCGCCCAGTGCGGAGCAGTGGGGCACGGCTTACGTCATCGAAGGTTCTTCGATGGGGGGCGTGTTTCTTTATCGGCAAGCCCAGCAAAAACTGGATCCTTACCTCGGCAGCGAGTTCTTACGTCAACTCTCGGGTCATGCGGCAGACCGCTGGCCACGATTCATCGAGGGGCTTCGCGCCACCGACATTGATTCCGATCGAGCCATCACATCGGCGAAGGCAACGTTTCGGCAAGCGGAAATTATTTTGGAACAACTGTTACTTCGGCTGAACCGTTCAGAAGATGAAGAAAGAACTCACGGGAGTTCGAACCTCTCCGATCTGGGCGGTCAGCATTAG
- a CDS encoding hybrid sensor histidine kinase/response regulator: protein MNTKRKDRVQRILLIDDCEEDRARVRSALMQGAPERRYHFLEADNGESGLELCLNQSDPIDCVIVDLHMPRLSGNDFLEQIRRPTGVPMIPIVVLTGSTMNNDAGESLQLGAQDYITKDSIYPSVLFRVVDNAIERHELLKEVHESRQSADAANQAKSSLVGSISHEIRTPMTAVLGICELLLESDLSVDQEELVRTMRDNGQYLVEILNDLLDLSKLEAGKLEVDEEAFELRQLFARSIELMRVRAKENKTTLSLDFDESLPAVVSADPIRVRQVVLNLISNAIKFCPGGDVNVRVRTQADKPSNPFFLVEVVDNGCGIPRHDLERIFLPFIQSETKGKAKTGGGTGLGLAICRRLVMLMGGSMHVESEVDEGSTFSFTVPLRPAEMPAPAESERPPLSASIEELLQDCKFLIAEDTAATQMILKRIIEAAGGKTDIVASGVELLDRVRSQPNEFTAVITDIQMPEMDGLEATEKIRQFNSTIPIVVLTADAVSETKQQASAAGANDVLTKPIVRRDLLETLARYCDIECDSDCN from the coding sequence ATGAACACGAAGCGTAAAGATCGGGTTCAAAGGATCCTATTAATCGACGATTGCGAGGAAGATCGCGCTCGAGTGCGTTCGGCATTGATGCAAGGTGCGCCCGAGCGACGCTACCACTTTTTAGAAGCCGATAACGGGGAGTCCGGGCTTGAACTGTGCCTCAATCAATCCGATCCGATCGATTGTGTGATCGTTGATCTGCACATGCCACGTCTTTCGGGCAATGATTTCCTTGAACAGATTCGCCGTCCGACTGGGGTGCCAATGATCCCGATTGTCGTTCTGACGGGCAGTACGATGAACAACGATGCCGGTGAATCGCTCCAGCTGGGGGCGCAAGATTACATCACCAAAGATTCGATCTATCCGTCGGTCCTGTTCCGCGTCGTCGACAACGCGATCGAACGGCATGAACTACTCAAAGAGGTCCATGAAAGTCGCCAATCGGCCGATGCAGCGAACCAGGCGAAATCGTCACTTGTGGGCAGTATCAGCCACGAGATTCGCACGCCGATGACGGCCGTCTTGGGGATCTGCGAATTGCTTTTGGAGAGCGATCTGTCGGTCGATCAAGAAGAACTCGTGCGGACGATGCGCGACAACGGGCAGTACCTGGTCGAAATCCTGAACGACCTTCTCGATCTTTCGAAACTCGAAGCAGGCAAACTGGAGGTCGATGAGGAGGCCTTCGAGCTACGCCAGCTCTTCGCCCGTTCGATCGAGCTGATGCGGGTCCGTGCCAAGGAAAACAAAACAACTCTTTCCTTGGACTTCGACGAATCATTGCCCGCGGTCGTCAGTGCTGATCCGATTCGGGTCCGCCAAGTCGTTTTAAATCTAATCAGTAACGCGATAAAATTTTGCCCCGGTGGCGATGTCAACGTTCGTGTTCGCACACAAGCCGACAAGCCGTCCAATCCGTTTTTCCTGGTCGAAGTTGTCGACAACGGATGCGGCATTCCACGACACGATCTCGAAAGAATCTTTCTTCCGTTCATCCAATCAGAAACGAAAGGAAAGGCCAAGACCGGTGGCGGGACCGGGTTGGGACTCGCTATTTGTCGTCGCCTCGTCATGTTGATGGGTGGCAGCATGCACGTCGAAAGCGAGGTCGATGAGGGCAGCACATTTTCATTTACGGTCCCACTGCGTCCTGCCGAAATGCCGGCGCCCGCCGAATCTGAACGCCCCCCGTTGTCCGCATCGATCGAAGAACTGTTGCAAGATTGCAAGTTCCTGATCGCCGAAGACACCGCGGCGACGCAGATGATCCTGAAGCGGATCATCGAGGCAGCCGGTGGAAAAACCGACATTGTCGCAAGCGGGGTTGAATTGCTGGATCGAGTTCGCAGCCAACCAAACGAGTTCACCGCGGTCATCACGGACATACAAATGCCTGAGATGGATGGGTTGGAAGCCACCGAAAAGATTCGTCAATTCAATTCGACGATTCCAATCGTTGTGCTGACCGCCGATGCCGTCTCGGAAACCAAGCAACAAGCTTCCGCGGCCGGCGCGAACGACGTTTTGACGAAACCGATTGTGCGACGAGACTTACTCGAAACGCTCGCGCGTTATTGCGATATCGAATGCGATTCTGACTGCAATTGA
- a CDS encoding DUF1559 domain-containing protein, translated as MNQRSSRHGFTLVELLVVIAIIGILVGLLLPAVQAAREAARRMSCSNNFKQIGLAIHNYHSTYKMLPANRGGTARVHGSNNPQSREPRTIGGSYGGNNLHNLSAQVQLCPFFEQQGLWDQISNPFRVREPASAAGQYEFSAMGPNADMSLAQHGQYQYDPWLTEIPMLRCPSDPGQGLPAQSRVNYGVCLGDALQFQNTGGRNQDGSFNNTAHPRAKSTCRGMFFPRIYTRFRDVLDGLSNTVMAGEMNTHLGDRHVTTQSVDEGGLGRVMTNPSVCIEDVDPERPRFWDPDTATLTGGNQGQRGFKWSSGYCVHTGITTILPPNSPVCSSGPGTWRPGIYSPSSRHQGGAHILMGDGAVTFITDSIEAGDKTAGMVVWNGTADRAPGMPSPYGLWGALGTRANREIIDEPLNQ; from the coding sequence ATGAACCAACGTTCGTCTCGTCATGGCTTCACACTTGTGGAGCTTCTTGTCGTGATTGCCATCATCGGCATTTTAGTGGGCCTGCTGTTACCGGCCGTGCAAGCTGCTCGTGAAGCCGCACGGCGGATGAGTTGTAGCAACAACTTCAAACAGATCGGCCTTGCGATCCACAACTACCATTCGACCTATAAAATGTTGCCTGCCAACCGCGGTGGGACTGCCCGGGTCCATGGCTCGAACAATCCACAGTCGCGAGAGCCGCGGACGATTGGCGGTTCGTACGGTGGAAACAATCTGCACAATCTCAGTGCCCAAGTTCAGCTCTGCCCGTTCTTCGAACAGCAAGGCTTGTGGGATCAAATTAGCAATCCGTTCCGCGTCCGCGAACCGGCGTCGGCAGCGGGGCAGTACGAGTTTAGTGCGATGGGGCCTAACGCTGACATGTCGCTCGCCCAACATGGTCAGTACCAATACGATCCATGGCTGACCGAGATTCCTATGCTTCGGTGTCCGAGTGACCCCGGACAGGGATTGCCGGCACAATCGCGTGTCAACTATGGCGTCTGCCTTGGCGATGCGCTGCAGTTTCAAAACACCGGTGGTCGGAACCAGGACGGAAGTTTCAATAACACCGCCCACCCACGAGCTAAGTCAACGTGCCGCGGAATGTTCTTCCCACGCATTTACACACGGTTCCGCGATGTCCTGGACGGACTCTCGAACACCGTCATGGCGGGCGAAATGAACACGCACCTCGGTGATCGCCATGTGACCACTCAATCGGTCGACGAAGGCGGCTTGGGAAGGGTGATGACCAACCCATCGGTTTGTATCGAAGACGTCGATCCGGAGCGGCCACGATTCTGGGATCCCGACACGGCAACGCTGACCGGCGGCAACCAAGGTCAACGCGGTTTCAAATGGTCCAGCGGATACTGCGTGCATACCGGGATCACGACCATTTTGCCACCGAACAGTCCTGTCTGCAGCAGTGGTCCAGGGACGTGGCGACCTGGGATCTACAGTCCAAGCAGCCGTCACCAAGGCGGCGCCCACATTCTGATGGGCGACGGCGCGGTCACGTTCATCACCGATTCAATCGAAGCCGGTGACAAGACGGCGGGAATGGTGGTTTGGAACGGGACCGCCGACCGAGCCCCGGGGATGCCCAGTCCCTACGGCTTGTGGGGCGCCCTCGGAACGCGTGCCAATCGCGAAATCATCGACGAACCCTTAAATCAGTGA
- a CDS encoding ATP-binding protein, with protein sequence MEPYDLPGTPLQGPVELTNCDREPIHLPATIQPHGCMIAVRESDETDRRLIVSVSENLFQWIPERCLATHASVASITENDSHHKGPIADDTPRTDDCQSLIGQPIATIAPELDSLAQVVSSHREGKRLRRPVQIGDRSLIASAHHCDDLILIELERDLAPDNTIGPELVGQLFAGLEDQQLEQIYQSTIEIIRSFTGFDRVMLYRFHDDDHGSVIAEAKRDDQEAFLGLHYPAGDIPLPARRLYVLNWIRVVSDVNADPIPMSPAMIGEPGASTDQASSSRSIDMSYAQLRAISPIHLEYLRNMGVGASMSISIINGDRLWGLIACHHRTEKVLSPDQRDVCELAGSLLSTYLSSRRQESLLARRIEINDNIAQRAMQFANREDLQQAILDSAPWFTELFSADGIAFHHRDQILCWGTTPDETQIQALLKQLNEQTEDHLAFTDKLSNWIPEASDYKDQIAGMLAIRLGRKHSGELLFFRAPYASTIHWAGDPVKSETDESGRLSPRKSFAKFTEQVEGTSLPWSPAERETAETLRATLNNLVIEQADRVQRINDELRQLNADLDAFAYAASHDLKEPLRGLNHYLYLLEQGPKNDATFQKGIGGLKRLVGRMGELLDGLLRFSRVGRQDLRWETFDLKDAMAQAIDILFGGRNPDGVRVTLVNDATIVGDFSCVREILMNLISNAIKYNESPEKVIEIGQVDYRQSPLNQFPEFGPNVMFVRDNGIGIDEKYREQVFDIFRRLHQHDQYGGGSGAGLTIVRRIIERHGGRVQIVAQESGASLSGTAFFFGWEPAS encoded by the coding sequence ATGGAGCCCTACGATCTCCCCGGGACGCCGTTACAAGGTCCGGTCGAGCTGACCAATTGTGACCGGGAACCCATTCATCTTCCCGCGACAATCCAGCCGCACGGCTGCATGATTGCCGTGCGCGAAAGTGACGAAACCGACCGCCGTCTGATTGTCTCGGTCAGCGAAAATTTGTTTCAGTGGATCCCGGAACGCTGCTTGGCAACGCATGCATCTGTTGCGAGTATCACCGAAAACGACTCCCATCACAAAGGTCCAATTGCCGACGACACGCCGCGGACGGATGACTGCCAGTCGTTGATCGGTCAGCCAATTGCGACGATTGCCCCGGAGCTCGATTCACTTGCCCAAGTGGTTTCGTCCCATCGTGAAGGCAAGCGGTTGCGACGGCCCGTCCAAATCGGTGACCGATCGCTGATCGCTTCGGCCCATCACTGCGACGATTTGATTTTGATCGAATTGGAACGTGATTTGGCCCCCGACAACACGATCGGCCCGGAACTTGTCGGGCAATTGTTCGCGGGACTAGAAGATCAACAACTCGAGCAAATCTATCAATCGACGATCGAGATCATCCGATCGTTCACCGGGTTTGATCGGGTGATGTTATATCGTTTTCACGATGATGATCACGGCAGTGTGATCGCCGAAGCGAAGCGAGATGACCAGGAAGCGTTCTTAGGACTTCACTACCCGGCCGGTGATATCCCGCTCCCTGCCCGCAGGCTTTACGTCCTCAATTGGATTCGTGTCGTCTCGGACGTCAATGCCGATCCGATCCCCATGTCGCCAGCGATGATCGGCGAGCCGGGCGCGTCGACAGATCAAGCTTCGTCGTCACGCTCGATTGACATGTCCTACGCCCAATTGCGCGCCATTTCGCCGATCCACTTGGAATACCTTCGCAACATGGGTGTCGGCGCAAGCATGTCGATCTCGATCATCAACGGTGATCGGTTGTGGGGGCTGATCGCTTGTCATCATCGAACGGAGAAGGTGCTTTCGCCCGATCAACGCGATGTATGTGAACTTGCCGGTTCGCTGCTGTCGACTTACCTCTCCAGTCGTCGTCAGGAATCATTGCTCGCAAGACGAATCGAGATCAACGACAACATCGCCCAACGAGCGATGCAGTTTGCCAACCGGGAAGATCTTCAACAAGCAATTTTGGATTCGGCACCTTGGTTCACCGAACTGTTTTCTGCCGACGGTATCGCGTTTCACCATCGCGATCAAATTCTCTGTTGGGGGACGACGCCGGACGAAACGCAAATCCAAGCCCTACTCAAGCAACTGAACGAGCAAACCGAAGACCACTTGGCGTTCACCGACAAGCTTTCCAATTGGATCCCCGAAGCTTCTGACTATAAAGATCAGATAGCCGGAATGCTGGCGATTCGGTTGGGACGAAAGCATAGCGGTGAGTTGCTATTCTTTCGCGCGCCGTACGCGTCGACCATCCATTGGGCAGGCGATCCGGTTAAAAGCGAAACGGATGAATCGGGTCGGCTTTCCCCACGAAAGTCGTTTGCCAAATTTACCGAGCAGGTTGAGGGGACATCGCTTCCGTGGTCGCCCGCCGAGCGTGAAACCGCCGAAACCTTGCGTGCGACGCTGAACAACTTGGTCATCGAACAAGCCGATCGTGTCCAGCGAATCAACGACGAACTTCGGCAGCTTAATGCTGACCTTGATGCGTTCGCGTATGCCGCATCACATGACTTGAAAGAACCGCTTCGCGGACTGAATCATTATCTATACCTGCTCGAACAAGGGCCAAAGAACGACGCCACGTTTCAGAAAGGCATCGGCGGACTGAAACGATTGGTCGGACGGATGGGCGAATTGCTTGACGGCTTGCTGCGTTTTTCACGGGTCGGTCGTCAGGACCTACGGTGGGAAACGTTCGACCTGAAGGATGCGATGGCGCAGGCCATCGACATCTTGTTCGGTGGCAGGAATCCGGACGGCGTTCGGGTCACGTTGGTCAATGACGCTACCATCGTGGGCGATTTTTCTTGTGTCCGCGAAATCCTGATGAACTTGATTTCTAACGCCATCAAATACAACGAAAGCCCCGAAAAAGTAATCGAAATCGGCCAGGTGGATTATCGACAGTCGCCGTTGAATCAATTCCCCGAATTCGGGCCGAACGTCATGTTCGTACGTGATAACGGGATCGGGATCGACGAAAAATACCGTGAACAAGTTTTCGATATTTTCCGTCGACTACACCAACATGATCAGTACGGTGGCGGAAGCGGGGCGGGCCTGACGATCGTCCGTAGGATCATCGAACGCCATGGTGGTCGGGTGCAAATCGTGGCCCAGGAAAGTGGAGCCAGTCTGTCGGGGACGGCGTTCTTTTTTGGATGGGAGCCGGCATCATGA
- a CDS encoding ATP-binding protein produces the protein MSEFFQKLLNTDDFPARWYCGNWSDFLGWLHIVSDAATFGAYFAIPIALIIFARKRRDFPYPKLFWLFASFILACGTVHAIEAIIFWHPIYRVSGLVKVIMAVVSWVTVIVLIRHMPQLMSLPSISTTVEQLKEEIVHREETERRLREAKDRHDAILRSTRSIVWTTNSEGQFLIPQISWERYTGQTWAEHQGMGWSEAIHEDDRAELIRGWKEAVIEGKLYQTTGRIWHRESQSFRRFVVEAVPVKNADGSTREWVGTISDVEDQYRAETNLGIIRSELERQKRELELIYQAAPVGMSLVDSDLRFKRVNESLAEIHGLPIEDHIGRSIHEVIPTLTKQLTPIYEQVFQSGQETVGIEVVGTTSAGPQRHTWLASFYPLWLTPESEQDISEGSVSAVSAIIQDITERKAQERRLKKSEKAAQAASRSKSEFLANMSHEIRTPMSAILGYADVLLGHLHDPDNRNCVLIMKRNGEYLLELINDILDLSRIEAGKLDIDPEDCALPELVADIQSLMQVRAEEKGVDFDIHFDGMIPKCINADPKRLRQVLINLIGNAIKFTEEGRVILKVKFVKDETPQLEFAVEDTGIGMTDEQIERLFKPFSQGDTSVRRKFGGSGLGLAISHRLVDMMQGELDLESEIGAGSTFYVRLPLEAEDELELIRPSLIVRTEPEVIAPKKLPPLSAKILVVDDRRDIRHISQHFLEKAGADVTTAEDGGEAIRIVGDAVGRGEAFDLIVMDMQMPNVDGLEATAQLRSMGVEWPIIALTADAMKGDRQRCLNGGCDDYLSKPIDHAKLVAMAVRYTQEITPHDLRTRRLERADQLRDELEDQT, from the coding sequence ATGTCCGAATTCTTCCAGAAGCTTCTCAACACCGATGACTTTCCGGCGCGTTGGTACTGCGGAAATTGGTCTGACTTTTTAGGTTGGCTTCACATCGTTTCTGATGCGGCAACATTTGGTGCCTACTTTGCGATTCCGATCGCACTGATCATCTTTGCCCGCAAGCGTCGTGACTTTCCGTATCCGAAGTTGTTTTGGCTGTTCGCATCGTTCATCTTGGCATGCGGGACGGTTCACGCGATTGAGGCGATCATCTTCTGGCACCCCATCTACCGAGTGTCAGGGTTGGTGAAAGTGATCATGGCGGTTGTCTCTTGGGTGACGGTGATCGTTTTGATCAGGCACATGCCGCAACTGATGTCATTACCATCGATTTCGACCACCGTGGAGCAACTGAAAGAGGAGATTGTCCATCGCGAAGAGACAGAACGACGCCTACGCGAAGCCAAGGACCGACACGACGCGATTCTTCGCAGCACTCGCAGCATTGTTTGGACGACAAATTCGGAAGGCCAATTTCTGATCCCACAGATTTCTTGGGAACGTTACACGGGGCAAACGTGGGCGGAGCACCAAGGTATGGGGTGGTCAGAGGCGATCCATGAAGACGACCGTGCCGAGTTGATCCGTGGATGGAAAGAGGCGGTCATAGAAGGCAAGCTGTATCAGACCACTGGCAGGATTTGGCATCGCGAAAGTCAATCCTTTCGCCGGTTCGTCGTCGAAGCGGTCCCGGTCAAAAATGCAGATGGCAGCACCCGTGAATGGGTCGGCACGATCAGTGACGTCGAGGATCAGTACCGCGCCGAAACGAATTTGGGCATCATTCGAAGTGAACTTGAACGGCAAAAGCGGGAACTTGAACTGATTTATCAGGCGGCACCGGTAGGAATGTCCTTGGTCGATTCCGATCTTCGCTTCAAACGCGTCAACGAATCACTCGCGGAAATTCACGGATTACCGATCGAAGATCATATCGGTCGATCGATCCACGAAGTCATCCCGACATTGACAAAGCAACTCACACCGATCTACGAGCAGGTGTTTCAGTCAGGGCAAGAAACAGTTGGAATCGAAGTCGTCGGGACAACTTCCGCCGGACCTCAGCGACACACTTGGTTGGCAAGTTTCTACCCGCTTTGGCTGACCCCGGAAAGCGAGCAAGATATCAGTGAAGGTTCGGTGTCGGCGGTCAGTGCGATCATTCAAGACATCACCGAGCGGAAGGCGCAAGAAAGGCGTTTAAAGAAAAGCGAAAAAGCGGCTCAAGCGGCTAGCCGTAGTAAGAGCGAATTCCTGGCCAACATGAGTCACGAAATTCGCACGCCGATGTCAGCTATTTTGGGCTATGCCGATGTCTTGCTTGGTCACTTGCATGACCCCGATAACCGCAATTGCGTGCTGATCATGAAACGTAACGGCGAATACTTATTGGAACTGATCAACGACATTCTCGATCTATCCAGAATCGAAGCCGGTAAGTTAGATATCGATCCCGAGGATTGTGCGTTACCGGAACTTGTCGCCGACATCCAATCTCTGATGCAGGTACGTGCCGAGGAAAAGGGCGTCGACTTCGACATCCACTTTGACGGGATGATTCCCAAGTGCATCAATGCCGATCCGAAGCGACTGCGCCAGGTCCTGATCAATTTGATTGGCAACGCGATCAAGTTTACCGAAGAAGGTCGAGTAATCTTGAAAGTAAAGTTTGTTAAAGATGAAACACCGCAGCTTGAGTTCGCCGTCGAAGACACCGGGATTGGAATGACCGACGAACAAATCGAACGGCTCTTCAAGCCTTTTTCTCAGGGCGATACGTCGGTCCGACGAAAGTTTGGCGGTAGCGGACTCGGCTTGGCGATCAGCCACCGGCTGGTCGACATGATGCAGGGTGAACTGGACCTCGAGAGCGAGATTGGAGCGGGATCGACGTTTTATGTGCGATTACCGCTAGAGGCGGAAGACGAATTAGAGTTAATTCGACCTAGCTTGATCGTCCGCACCGAACCGGAGGTGATCGCTCCAAAGAAGTTGCCACCTTTATCGGCAAAGATTTTGGTCGTCGATGATCGGCGCGATATACGCCACATCAGTCAACACTTTTTGGAAAAAGCGGGCGCGGATGTGACGACGGCGGAGGACGGTGGCGAAGCAATACGGATCGTCGGCGATGCCGTCGGTCGTGGCGAAGCATTCGACTTGATCGTCATGGACATGCAGATGCCCAACGTCGATGGACTCGAAGCCACCGCACAACTTCGTTCGATGGGCGTCGAATGGCCGATCATCGCGCTCACCGCCGATGCGATGAAAGGCGATCGTCAGCGTTGCCTCAATGGTGGCTGCGATGACTATCTTTCCAAACCCATCGATCACGCCAAACTGGTCGCGATGGCGGTGCGTTATACGCAGGAAATCACACCGCATGACCTGCGTACCCGACGGCTCGAACGCGCCGATCAACTTCGCGATGAACTCGAAGATCAGACGTAA
- a CDS encoding potassium channel family protein has translation MSGSSSIHKMRLGMFVLVGTSVSAVIGYTLAGWSVLDAVYMVAITIFGVGYGEVRPIVDPGLKVFTLLVVVTGCSSGIYVLGGFVQMIAEGEIQRALGARRMSRGIEQTSQHAIICGYGRVGQTLVTELRTSGIPMVVVDRDADRLAEAERDGVFVVVGDATDEVVLKRAGIERASVLATVLNGDAQNVFVTLTARDLNESIQIIARGESVATERKLLRSGADRVVLPTMIGATKIANLISCPSVETLVGDAGAFARMNQDLEAFGLGMLEIPINAKSALAGATIKDIELTGDGGNVVVALCRDHGEVLRNPKHSDVVSAGDRLIVLSHKEDLPAVTRKAAQESGTMVYRGTKYTS, from the coding sequence ATGTCAGGATCGAGTTCGATTCACAAGATGCGTCTGGGCATGTTCGTCCTGGTCGGGACATCGGTGAGCGCTGTCATCGGCTACACGCTTGCCGGCTGGAGCGTATTGGACGCCGTCTATATGGTGGCGATCACGATCTTTGGGGTCGGTTACGGAGAGGTTCGCCCGATCGTCGACCCTGGGTTGAAGGTGTTTACCTTGTTGGTCGTGGTCACCGGATGCAGCTCCGGAATCTATGTGCTCGGCGGATTCGTACAAATGATCGCCGAAGGTGAAATCCAACGTGCCTTGGGGGCTCGCCGTATGAGTCGTGGAATTGAACAAACCAGTCAGCACGCGATCATCTGTGGCTATGGTCGAGTGGGACAAACGTTGGTCACCGAACTTCGCACGTCGGGTATTCCAATGGTGGTGGTCGATCGCGATGCCGATCGACTCGCCGAGGCTGAACGGGACGGTGTGTTCGTCGTCGTCGGTGATGCGACGGATGAAGTCGTTCTTAAGCGAGCCGGGATTGAGCGTGCTTCTGTCTTGGCGACGGTTCTCAATGGGGACGCCCAAAACGTTTTTGTGACGTTAACTGCGCGCGACCTAAATGAATCGATTCAAATCATTGCCCGGGGTGAATCAGTCGCGACCGAACGAAAACTGCTGCGTAGCGGTGCCGACCGAGTGGTCTTACCGACGATGATTGGCGCGACAAAGATCGCCAACTTGATTTCTTGCCCTAGCGTTGAAACGTTGGTCGGCGACGCGGGAGCATTCGCAAGGATGAATCAAGACCTCGAAGCGTTCGGGCTGGGCATGCTAGAGATCCCGATCAACGCCAAATCAGCGTTGGCCGGTGCGACGATCAAGGACATCGAATTGACCGGTGATGGGGGCAACGTGGTCGTTGCCCTGTGTCGCGATCACGGCGAAGTACTTCGCAACCCAAAGCACTCCGACGTCGTTTCGGCCGGCGATCGATTGATCGTTTTGTCTCACAAAGAGGACTTGCCCGCGGTCACACGAAAGGCCGCACAGGAAAGCGGCACCATGGTCTATCGAGGAACAAAGTACACCTCCTAA